The following are encoded together in the Vanrija pseudolonga chromosome 7, complete sequence genome:
- the VNX1 gene encoding Low affinity vacuolar monovalent cation/H(+) antiporter, with protein MTSPTSQAPLPSSAVSPAATIRPRNLGDPEQQAASTSSASNEPPTPTQQQQHRGSTGSAWSPGSLPTTPLSPYSAGVGIPGRSGSVASTDDDYATPRNTSYFPTESRRVSEVRGTTPRGQQGSTGRVPSPGISAHTGSSSFGRSSRPRAALGSTAEGAEHRPSISRSASRVRLPIPQKKEAKDGYAEDDEDDEAHIVDRGEDLIRRRLKERKRAKKEKERERERRLAAEELEAPEGEEEVPSQPTSAATESFHTAPIRAAALSPARDPRQRTVSRTRYPSGRHYSAPGRARSESVDEVSQRDLADSIQSIVDEDEIDEQVPPPIEEDEDEDEIHEDGTVDEEEGDEHDEEDDDSPGDEEGVTLKDRQDAINIEHPFGLPIWKPALYRKSRSVTRNAESALHSIPSAAAERHLLLGNLLWTVLFGWWLGLIFAVVAFIVSIAEFLAGGRGGYAETLRGLAWYITWPFGKYVEGEGAPPELVDDDKDDTTHHDEENNNNYGTIAPTPQRTLTTSTSSSTTIKPLSVTGLSNLPDEPAGSSRRETRHAAVSFAPGVKSPTPSPVPEEAPLLKGPGCFRKHLNRRAKFIGSLLYWPLFLFVVGPLMLIVCLICWSLVITIPMAKLTWELLNLLWNRPLEINFRAAPKVAVPTEVPGDQSDGRSSSTSTDSPSVVLKRQRLHAGQIAPTSGPTSTVLLCTYRAVGLQYYKYTVGGVNIMFINLLPLVFFTIIDGIIILPAVEKRHENGQPVSPFFNLIASQALIFVLGLASVIPLSYFIGMAVASISAQSSIGMGAVINATFGSIIEIVLYGIALTQGKGRLVEGSIVGSILAGVLLMPGASMCSGAFKRKEQKFNAKSAGVTSTMLIMAIIGTLTPTMFYQTYGSFQLHCEGCPPPGEGGPLTPEEVWNCNHCYYEHPDPVTDPFYQDQVKQLMYACAAILLLSYLIGLWFSLRTHASQIWQNPQKVMVKEDLPVAQRAAIARITPAALNNPILPLHNNRPGSIRDGQTPRRGQSPRRTSGGSPLNSRRELGTPGQAETQVGPHTGYTPFLESLERGKPPNIDSLPPTLTSEDFRRAVHTLATVSALHQQQRKEQHHQQQVVAEEEEEEHGGHEAPSWTRGVSAAVLLGCTVLYAIIAEVLVDVVDVVLKGSGIDEKFLGLTLFALVPNTTEFMNAMSFAMNGNIALSMEIGSAYALQVCLLQIPAMVLFSALYNPTKLGDQVDTFTLIFPRWDVIAIILSIFLLTYTYIEARSNYHRGSILILAYIVLVLGFYYAPNPTENHSETGVVVGPDMVSNVVSSLSLSMTKLWT; from the exons ATGACTTCTCCCACCTCCcaggcgccgctgccgtcgtcggcagtcTCCCCCGCTGCGACCATTCGCCCTCGCAACCTCGGCGATCCGGAGCAGCAGGCTGcttcgacgtcgtcggctaGCAACGAGCCGCCTACCCCAacacagcagcagcagcaccgtgGTTCGACCGGCAGTGCC TGGAGCCCAGGAAGCCTGCCCACAACCCCGCTGTCGCCATActccgccggcgtcggcatccCCGGCCGGTCTGGATCTGTGGCATCGACCGATGACGACTACGCTACTCCGCGCAACACAAGCTACTTCCCTACCGAGTCACGCCGCGTGAGCGAGGTCCGGGGAACGACACCTCGTGGACAGCAAGGCAGCACCGGCAGAGTTCCGTCACCCGGTATCTCTGCGCACACCGGGTCGAGCAGCTTCGGGAGATCGtcccgccctcgcgctgccCTCGGCTCCACGGCCGAAGGTGCAGAGCATCGCCCCTCGATCTCCCGTTCCGCTTCTCGTGTGCGTCTCCCCATTCCTCAGAAAAAGGAGGCAAAGGATGGTtacgccgaggacgacgaagatgaTGAGGCGCACATTGTCGACCGCGGAGAGGACCTGATCCGTCGCCGTCTcaaggagcgcaagcgcgctaaaaaggagaaggagcgcgagcgtgagcgccgtCTCGCTGCTGAGGAGCTTGAAGCTccagagggcgaggaggaggtgcccAGTCAGCCTACTTCGGCAGCGACTGAGTCATTCCACACGGCGCCGATCCGTGCTGCGGCGCTGAGCCCGGCAAGAGACCCTCGACAGCGCACCGTGTCGAGAACCCGGTACCCGAGCGGCCGCCACTACTCGGCTCCAGGTCGCGCCCGCTCTGAGAGTGTCGACGAGGTCTCTCAGCGTGACCTCGCCGACTCTATCCAGTCgatcgtcgacgaggacgagattgaCGAGCAGGTCCCCCCTCcgatcgaggaggacgaggacgaggatgagatTCACGAGGATGgcacggtcgacgaggaggagggtgacgagCATGACGAAGAAGATGACGACAGCCCTGGTGATGAAGAAGGTGTCACGCTCAAGGATCGTCAGGAT GCCATCAACATTGAGCACCCCTTCGGTCTGCCCATTTGGAAGCCCGCGCTGTACCGCAAGTCGCGTTCCGTTACGCGCAATGCCGAGTCTGCCCTTCACTCGATTCCATCCGCTGCAGCTGAGCGTCACCTGCTCCTCGGTAACCTTCTCTGGACCGTGCTGTTTGGTTGGTGGCTGGGCCTCATTTTCGCTGTCGTTGCTTTCATCGTCAGCATCGCGGAGTTCCTGGCTGGTGGTCGTGGCGGGTACGCCGAGACGCTCCGCGGCTTGGCCTGGTACATTACTTGGCCCTTTGGCAAGTatgtcgagggcgagggtgctCCTCCagagcttgtcgacgacgataaGGACGACACTACTCatcacgacgaggagaacaacaacaactaTGGCACTATCGCCCCGACTCCCCAGCGCACGCTTActacctcgacgtcgtcatcGACCACTATTAAGCCCCTCAGCGTCACTGGGTTATCCAACCTCCCTGATGAGCCTGCCGGATCGTCTCGCCGTGAGACCCGCCACGCGGCCGTTTCGTTTGCGCCAGGCGTCAAGTCACCGACTCCGTCCCCGGTGCCCGAGGAGGCCCCTCTCCTCAAAGGTCCAGGCTGCTTCCGCAAGCACTTGAACCGCCGTGCCAAGTTTATCGGCTCGCTTCTCTACTGGCCCTTGTTCCTCTTTGTTGTTGGACCGCTCATGCTTATCGTGTGCTTGATCTGCTGGTCCCTTGTCATCACGATTCCCATGGCCAAGCTCACCTGGGAGCTGCTCAACCTTCTGTGGAACCGGCCCTTGGAGATTAACTTCCGTGCTGCGCCAAAGGTTGCTGTCCCAACCGAGGTCCCCGGCGACCAGAGCGATGgccggtcgtcgagcacgtccaCCGACTCACCCAGCGTCGTCCTcaagcgccagcgcctcCATGCCGGCCAAATCGCCCCCACCTCTGGACCCACGTCCACTGTTCTGCTCTGCACCtaccgcgccgtcggcctccAGTACTACAAGTATACGGTCGGCGGAGTCAACATCATGTTCATCAACCTTCTCCCGCTGGTTTTCTTTACGATCATTGACGGCATCATCATTCTCCCTGCTGTGGAGAAACGGCACGAGAACGGTCAACCAGTCTCCCCCTTCTTCAACCTCATTGCATCGCAAGCACTCATCTTtgttctcggcctcgcaAGTGTCATTCCCCTGTCCTACTTTATCGGCATGGCTGTCGCCTCCATCTCGGCACAGAGTTCTATCGGCATGGGTGCTGTCATCAATGCCACGTTCGGTTCGATCATCGAAATTGTGCTCTACGGAATTGCTCTGACCCAGGGCAAGggccgactcgtcgagggATCCATTGTCGGCTCCATTCTCGCTGGTGTGCTCTTGATGCCTGGTGCCAGTATGTGCTCTGGTGCATtcaagcgcaaggagcaAAAGTTCAACGCCAAGAGTGCTGGTGTGACGTCCACCATGCTCATCATGGCCATCATTGGAACCCTCACCCCCACCATGTTCTACCAGACGTACGGCTCCTTCCAGCTTCACTGCGAGGGCTGCCCCCCTCCTGGTGAGGGAGGACCGCTCACTCCAGAGGAGGTCTGGAACTGCAACCACTGCTACTATGAGCACCCGGACCCCGTGACCGACCCCTTCTACCAAGACCAGGTCAAGCAGCTCATGTACGCCTGTGCTGCTATTCTGCTTCTC TCGTACCTGATCGGCCTGTGGTTCTCGCTCCGCACGCACGCGTCGCAGATCTGGCAGAACCCGCAAAAGGTGATGGTCAAGGAGGATCTCCCCGTTGCTCAACGCGCTGCTATCGCCCGCATCACCCCCGCGGCACTGAACAACCCCATTTTGCCCTTGCACAACAACCGCCCCGGATCTATCAGAGACGGACAGACGCCTCGCAGAGGGCAGAGTCCTCGCCGCACGTCGGGAGGCTCTCCACTCAACTCGCGCAGAGAGCTTGGCACACCCGGGCAAGCGGAGACTCAAGTTGGCCCGCACACGGGCTACACGCCGTTCCTCGAGTCACTCGAGCGCGGAAAGCCGCCTAACATCGATTCTCTCCCACCGACACTTACTAGCGAAGAtttccgccgcgccgtccacaCGCTTGCCACTGTGAGCGCTTTACACCAGCAGCAACGCAAggagcagcaccaccagcagcaggtTGTGgcagaggaggaagaggaggagcacggcggccacgaggcgccgagctggacgcgtGGTGTCAGTGCTGCCGTCCTGCTCGGTTGCACGGTGCTGTACGCCATCATTGCCGAGGtccttgtcgacgtcgtcgacgtcgtcctcaagGGCAGTGGCATCGATGAGAAGTTCCTCGGCCTCACACTCTTCGCCCTCGTCCCCAACACGACCGAGTTTATGAACGCCATGTCGTTTGCGATGAACGGCAACATTGCTCTGAGTATGGAGATTGGTTCAGCGTACGCCCTCCAGGTGTGCCTGCTCCAGATTCCTGCCATGGTGTTGTTCAGCGCGTTGTACAACCCCACCAAGCTGGGCGACCAGGTTGACACCTTTAC TCTCATCTTCCCTCGCTGGGACGTCATTGCCATCATTCTCTCCATTTTCCTCCTCACCTACACCTACATTGAAGCGCGCAGCAACTACCACCGTGGCTCGATCCTGATCCTGGC GTACATTGTCCTCGTGCTTGGCTTCTACTATGCGCCGAACCCAACCGAGAACCACTCGGAGACgggtgtcgtcgtcggacccGACATGGTGTCGAacgtcgtgtcgtcgctcTCTCTCAGCATGACCAAGTTGTGGACATGA